A genomic window from Silene latifolia isolate original U9 population chromosome Y, ASM4854445v1, whole genome shotgun sequence includes:
- the LOC141628638 gene encoding uncharacterized protein LOC141628638 — MFHQAIRKRHLHNKVLQIDNSRGMQFNDPEDILQAFVDYYKELLGSNSQTRDFYKHIVAQGELVETSDWDRMCRIPSEEDVRKVLFSIPNDKSPGPDGYTSYFFKASWSILKTDAYAILKDFFEQGKLLKIVSQMQGFQFHPLYKSLKLTHLMFADDLLIFCKGDVRTVFIVMEAFKRFSNASGLNINSKKSDFYCNWMSPALVQKVLHGTGFKRGDLPFRYLGVKILHKRLTNTDCNILVDRMINRIRGWNSKKISYSGRLVLVMSVMATIHNHWAQIFVLPVGVMDRIQALCRNFLWEGEDKYSKAPLVAWNVLCQGKEYEGLRIIDSKLWNVAAIGKLVWWLARKQDHLWIKWVNNIYIKGVNWLQYEPTNFSSWAWRKICEVKNILQVPAVKVTWYKVAWNRYNMPKWNFIMWLRQHQRLLTLDKMRKMGLDVPSIYYICGLEPEDHDHQFQHCCFAKTCYQLLADWLHVSTYVLCSCDSLLKFRRSMFIRQICMAAVMGVSYGIWRSRNWCRLEGYVIRPVKLITQAQNECKRQVSGLFQGCRNRDDKEWCSKSSLI, encoded by the exons ATGTTTCATCAAGCTATCAGAAAAAGACACTTGCACAATAAGGTTTTGCAGATAGATAATAGCAGGGGGATGCAATTTAATGACCCTGAGGATATCTTGCAAGCCTTTGTGGATTATTATAAGGAGTTACTTGGTTCAAATTCTCAAACTAGAGACTTTTATAAACATATTGTCGCCCAAGGGGAACTGGTTGAGACTTCTGATTGGGATAGGATGTGCAGGATTCCTTCTGAAGAGGATGTTAGGAAGGTTCTGTTTTCTATTCCCAATGACAAAAGCCCTGGTCCAGATGGTTACACTAGTTATTTTTTCAAGGCAAGCTGGTCTATTCTTAAAACTGATGCGTATGCTATTCTCAAGGATTTCTTTGAGCAGGGCAA ACTGCTCAAGATAGTCAGTCAGATGCAGGGATTTCAGTTCCATCCTTTGTACAAAAGTTTGAAGCTCACTCAtcttatgtttgctgatgactTGTTGATTTTCTGTAAAGGGGATGTCAGAACAGTTTTTATTGTGATGGAAGCCTTCAAGAGATTTTCCAATGCTTCAGGTCTGAATATAAACTCTAAAAAGTCTGATTTTTATTGTAATTGGATGAGTCCCGCTCTTGTGCAAAAAGTGCTCCATGGCACTGGTTTCAAGAGGGGAGATTTGCCCTTCAGGTACTTGGGAGTAAAAATTTTGCACAAAAGATTAACTAATACTGATTGCAATATACTTGTGGATAGAATGATCAATAGAATCCGGGGATGGAATAGTAAGAAAATCTCTTACTCAGGTAGATTGGTTCTAGTTATGTCAGTAATGGCTACTATCCACAATCACTGGGCACAAATCTTTGTGCTGCCTGTTGGGGTTATGGATAGGATTCAGGCTCTTTGTAGGAACTTTCTTTGGGAAGGTGAGGATAAATATTCAAAGGCTCCCTTAGTGGCTTGGAATGTCCTTTGCCAAGGTAAAGAATATGAAGGATTGAGGATTATTGATAGCAAACTGTGGAATGTTGCTGCTATTGGTAAACTGGTGTGGTGGTTGGCTAGAAAGCAAGACCACTTATGGATAAAATGGGTCAACAACATCTATATTAAAGGAGTTAACTGGTTGCAGTATGAACCTACTAATTTTAGCTCGTGGGCTTGGAGGAAAATTTGTGAAGTGAAGAATATTCTTCAG GTTCCTGCTGTGAAGGTTACTTGGTATAAAGTGGCGTGGAATAGGTATAATATGCCCAAATGGAATTTTATCATGTGGCTAAGGCAGCACCAAAGGTTACTTACGCTTGACAAGATGAGGAAAATGGGATTGGATGTGCCCTCTATTTATTATATTTGTGGACTGGAACCTGAGGATCATGATCATCAGTTCCAACATTGCTGTTTTGCAAAAACCTGCTACCAATTACTAGCTGACTGGTTGCACGTGTCTACTTATGTCCTATGTAGTTGTGATAGTCTTCTGAAGTTTAGAAGATCCATGTTTATCAGACAAATCTGTATGGCTGCAGTAATGGGGGTATCTTACGGTATTTGGCGAAGTCGAAATTGGTGCAGGTTGGAAGGATATGTAATACGTCCAGTCAAGCTGATTACACAGGCACAGAATGAATGCAAAAGACAAGTGTCTGGACTTTTTCAAGGCTGTAGGAATCGAGATGACAAAGAGTGGTGTAGTAAATCTAGCTTAATTTAA
- the LOC141628637 gene encoding putative mitochondrial protein AtMg00860 has protein sequence MEMVKKEILKLLQVGMIYPISDSKWVSPTQVIPKKSGVMVVANQHAELVPTRVQNGWPVCIDYHRLNAVTRKDHFSLPFIDQIVERLAEQGIVLGHVVSSNGIEVDKAKIDTIQSLPYPTNVREVRSFLGQAGFYHSFIKDFSKVASPLCKLLPKNVDLEFYLACKEAFDILKAKLTTTPIIQAPDWSIPFELMCDASDYALGAVLGQKVGRVPHMIYYESMTLSKA, from the exons ATGGAGATGGTAAAGAAAGAGATCTTAAAACTTTTGCAAGTGGGTATGATATACCCCATATCCGATAGCAAATGGGTGAGTCCAACCCAAGTTATTCCTAAGAAATCAGGTGTGATGGTTGTGGCAAATCAACATGCTGAGTTGGTTCCCACCCGAGTGCAAAATGGGTGGCCGGTTTGCATTGATTACCATCGGCTTAATGCGGTAACTAGAAAAGATCATTTTTCTTTGCCATTCATTGATCAAATCGTTGAGAGACTTGCAG AACAAGGTATTGTGTTAGGACATGTGGTCTCATCTAATGGTATTGAAGTTGACAAAGCTAAAATTGATACAATTCAATCCCTTCCTTACCCTACTAATGTGCGTGAAGTTCGTTCTTTCCTTGGACAAGCAGGTTTTTACCATAGTTTTATCAAAGATTTCTCCAAGGTTGCTTCACCGTTGTGCAAGTTGTTGCCAAAGAATGTGGATTTGGAGTTTTATTTGGCTTGCAAAGAAgcatttgacattttgaaggCAAAGTTGACTACGACCCCAATTATTCAAGCTCCGGATTGGTCAATTCCATTTGAGCtcatgtgcgatgctagtgactaCGCGTTGGGTGCCGTTTTGGGTCAAAAAGTTGGGAGAGTGCCTCATATGATTTACTATGAATCCATGACTCTTAGTAAGGCCTAA